The following coding sequences are from one Prosthecobacter vanneervenii window:
- a CDS encoding phosphatase PAP2 family protein: MNDKHGLLPPYAASWNELATEDAAAWLPAGLDHRARPMLACWWADVLCLCRSAWAMLRANRLKLLCFMTAGAALVCWLMPQDLALLARLRWAEDAPDNAAIHGLARWLSYWGDLAGFNMFVFVTLTCFAFVRRSSFFRRLVLAAVVGTVLTGGVANLVRVSTGRARPGSNVPAGFYGPTLSARKQSFPSAHTATSFGACVPLAVAFPPAGVPLLAVSGGVAWSRLQNNCHHPSDVLTSVLLACVFGVPLGLTVRRMRRAAASV, translated from the coding sequence ATGAATGACAAACACGGCCTGCTGCCGCCCTATGCGGCATCCTGGAATGAGCTGGCAACGGAGGACGCGGCTGCGTGGCTGCCCGCTGGTCTGGATCATCGCGCACGGCCCATGCTGGCCTGCTGGTGGGCGGATGTGCTGTGCCTCTGCCGCAGTGCGTGGGCCATGCTGAGGGCCAACCGGCTGAAACTGCTGTGCTTCATGACGGCAGGTGCTGCGCTGGTCTGCTGGCTCATGCCGCAGGATCTCGCGCTGCTGGCACGGCTGCGCTGGGCGGAGGACGCTCCGGACAATGCAGCCATTCATGGTCTGGCACGCTGGCTTAGCTACTGGGGAGATCTGGCGGGTTTTAACATGTTCGTGTTTGTCACACTCACCTGTTTCGCGTTCGTGCGGCGCTCATCCTTCTTTCGCAGGCTGGTGCTCGCCGCCGTGGTGGGAACTGTTCTCACAGGAGGCGTGGCAAATTTGGTGCGCGTGAGCACCGGTCGTGCGCGGCCCGGCAGCAACGTGCCCGCAGGATTCTACGGCCCCACCTTGAGCGCGCGCAAGCAGTCCTTTCCCAGCGCGCACACGGCCACATCGTTCGGTGCCTGCGTGCCGCTGGCGGTGGCCTTTCCTCCAGCGGGTGTGCCGCTGCTGGCCGTGTCTGGAGGCGTGGCGTGGTCGCGTCTGCAGAACAACTGCCACCACCCCAGCGATGTGCTCACTTCGGTGCTGCTGGCGTGTGTTTTTGGCGTGCCGCTGGGACTGACGGTGCGCCGCATGCGCCGTGCAGCGGCTAGCGTTTGA
- a CDS encoding class I SAM-dependent methyltransferase: MSTAHASTASAQGTGTALERYYQFHSRIYDATRWSFLFGREEVLMRAACVSKPQRILEVGCGTGRNLPGLRRRFAQAHITGVDLSEQMLSIAATKVKDDRVNLLRRSYSAPVHERGSRFDLVLFSYALSMFNPGWEQAIDAAWEDLEEGGIIAVVDFSHTRFAWFRNWMGVNHVHMEGHLWPYLSQKFSPLLDERFSAYGGVWQYGIFLGRKQS; this comes from the coding sequence ATGAGCACGGCCCACGCATCCACAGCCTCCGCACAGGGCACGGGCACTGCGCTGGAGCGCTACTACCAGTTTCACTCGCGCATCTACGATGCCACGCGCTGGAGCTTTCTCTTTGGCCGTGAGGAAGTGCTGATGCGCGCTGCATGCGTGAGCAAGCCGCAGCGCATCCTGGAAGTGGGCTGCGGCACCGGGCGCAATCTGCCCGGCCTGCGCCGCCGCTTCGCCCAGGCCCACATCACCGGCGTGGATCTCTCCGAGCAGATGCTGTCCATCGCAGCCACCAAAGTGAAAGACGACCGGGTCAATCTCCTGCGCCGCTCCTACAGCGCGCCAGTGCATGAACGCGGCAGCCGTTTCGACCTCGTGCTGTTTTCATACGCTTTGAGCATGTTCAATCCCGGCTGGGAGCAGGCCATTGATGCTGCATGGGAAGATCTTGAAGAAGGCGGCATCATTGCCGTGGTGGATTTTTCCCACACGCGCTTCGCCTGGTTCCGCAACTGGATGGGTGTCAACCACGTGCACATGGAAGGCCATTTGTGGCCATATCTGAGTCAAAAGTTTTCGCCCCTGCTGGATGAGCGCTTTTCCGCCTACGGCGGCGTGTGGCAGTATGGCATCTTTCTCGGACGCAAACAGTCCTGA
- a CDS encoding O-antigen ligase family protein, with protein MKSLTPAFANGFAAPELRRLAGGTWAGQIALTGFVAGHSFLPNHWLHLGWLLVAGACALAWTDWPPLLRSWQADAGVHSIVFFLSWMLIRSCVQIPFMAERAPDEVISGILGMLLLVMFCMLVWQQAHNGLSLHTMGWFMGLTSALAALISIVLSYFVLPGHQAGERLMNLLVHGGLNPVCTGLIFGFSALWLASLMETKATPQPLWLGWAAAGLLHFAAFLSGSRGAMLALACGHLVLLVTRGWRRGGAAACVFLITAALYFTSTPLFARIQQWRAGPTAALASTQSIPHPLQKVVERGDNCRLDIYRAGWHAVDNVWLGTGQWGVRGLWQCELQSKTSIMMMSHLHSAFFATFVHGGVIGAALLLVVLGRGILCAHHLAKAGDATWLSLLAFGCGGLLFDGESLASLATAPRFEGLLFWLPLTVALARGAATAPRADF; from the coding sequence GTGAAAAGCCTGACGCCAGCTTTCGCAAACGGGTTCGCAGCACCTGAGCTGCGCCGACTGGCGGGCGGAACATGGGCAGGCCAGATTGCATTGACGGGCTTTGTGGCCGGGCATTCCTTTCTGCCCAATCACTGGCTGCATCTCGGATGGCTCCTCGTCGCAGGCGCGTGCGCGCTGGCCTGGACAGACTGGCCGCCGCTGCTCAGAAGCTGGCAGGCAGATGCGGGCGTGCATTCCATTGTCTTCTTTCTTTCGTGGATGCTCATCCGCTCCTGCGTGCAGATTCCCTTCATGGCCGAGCGTGCACCGGATGAAGTGATCTCCGGCATTCTCGGAATGCTGCTGCTGGTGATGTTTTGCATGCTTGTCTGGCAGCAGGCGCACAATGGCCTATCCCTGCATACCATGGGCTGGTTCATGGGACTGACGTCCGCTCTAGCTGCGCTGATCAGCATCGTGCTGTCCTATTTCGTGCTGCCTGGCCATCAGGCGGGAGAACGGCTCATGAACCTGCTGGTGCATGGAGGCCTCAACCCTGTGTGCACCGGTTTGATCTTCGGCTTCTCCGCTCTGTGGCTAGCGTCTTTGATGGAGACCAAGGCAACGCCGCAGCCGCTCTGGCTGGGATGGGCCGCTGCGGGTTTACTGCATTTTGCGGCATTTCTTTCCGGCAGCCGTGGAGCCATGCTGGCGCTGGCCTGCGGCCATCTGGTGCTGCTGGTGACGCGAGGCTGGCGGCGCGGTGGTGCTGCGGCTTGTGTGTTTTTGATCACCGCTGCGCTGTATTTCACCAGCACACCATTGTTTGCACGCATCCAGCAGTGGCGTGCCGGGCCGACGGCTGCCCTAGCATCAACTCAAAGCATCCCACACCCGCTTCAAAAGGTGGTGGAACGTGGTGACAACTGCCGTCTGGACATCTACCGCGCCGGATGGCATGCAGTGGACAATGTCTGGCTGGGCACCGGCCAGTGGGGCGTGCGCGGGCTATGGCAGTGCGAGCTGCAGTCCAAGACGAGCATCATGATGATGTCCCACCTGCACAGCGCCTTCTTTGCCACTTTCGTGCATGGCGGCGTCATCGGTGCAGCCTTGCTGCTGGTGGTGCTAGGTCGTGGTATCCTTTGCGCTCATCATCTGGCAAAAGCAGGAGATGCCACGTGGCTCTCGCTGCTGGCCTTTGGCTGCGGCGGGCTGCTGTTTGATGGCGAGTCCCTGGCCTCGCTGGCCACCGCGCCGCGCTTTGAGGGGCTGCTTTTCTGGCTGCCTCTCACCGTGGCGCTGGCGCGTGGTGCCGCTACTGCACCACGCGCAGATTTTTGA
- the tyrS gene encoding tyrosine--tRNA ligase has product MPTTDLIADLEWRGLLKQCSDLDALKEALKTQQTFYCGFDPTADSLHIGNLLPLMALRRVQEHGHKAIAIVGGGTGLIGDPSGKANERTLNTPETVAEFVKRIEVQIRSILVPEQTIVENNADWICKMSAVELLRDVGKNFTIAWMLAKESVSARLESGISFTEFTYMILQAYDFVVLNERHGCTVQIGGSDQWGNMTAGIDLVRKMREQRQLPEQRTFVVTFPLITTSSGKKFGKSEAGAIWMDAKKTSPYAFYQFWVNSEDPDVPRFLRQFTLLSHEEIEAIEAEHNANPGQRSGHKRLAAEVTRMVHGEEELQKVILASQALFGGADLATADVYTLIEATASAPSTTVDLGTIPGIADLLVTLGLATSKGDAGRLMKGGGFYINNVQVPAGEVPVLGAEHFLGGKLCILRKGKKSYATVRAEV; this is encoded by the coding sequence ATGCCCACGACCGACCTGATCGCCGACCTGGAATGGCGCGGCCTGCTGAAGCAGTGCAGCGACCTCGATGCCCTCAAGGAAGCCCTCAAGACCCAGCAGACCTTTTATTGCGGCTTTGACCCCACGGCCGACAGCCTGCACATCGGCAACCTGCTGCCCCTGATGGCACTGCGTCGCGTGCAGGAGCATGGACACAAGGCCATCGCCATCGTCGGCGGCGGCACCGGCCTGATCGGCGATCCGAGCGGCAAGGCCAATGAGCGCACGCTCAACACGCCGGAGACCGTGGCGGAGTTTGTGAAGCGCATCGAAGTGCAGATCCGCAGCATTCTTGTCCCAGAACAGACGATTGTGGAAAACAATGCGGACTGGATCTGCAAGATGAGCGCCGTGGAACTGCTGCGCGATGTGGGCAAAAACTTCACCATCGCCTGGATGCTAGCCAAGGAGTCTGTAAGCGCCCGCCTGGAAAGCGGCATCTCGTTCACTGAGTTCACCTACATGATCCTGCAGGCCTACGACTTTGTGGTGCTCAATGAGCGCCATGGCTGCACCGTGCAGATCGGCGGCAGTGACCAATGGGGAAATATGACGGCAGGAATCGACCTGGTGAGGAAAATGCGCGAGCAGCGGCAGCTGCCCGAACAGAGGACATTCGTGGTCACCTTCCCGCTGATCACGACCAGCTCCGGCAAGAAGTTCGGCAAGTCCGAAGCAGGCGCCATCTGGATGGACGCGAAGAAGACCAGCCCGTATGCCTTCTACCAGTTCTGGGTGAACTCCGAAGACCCGGACGTGCCGCGCTTCCTGCGGCAGTTCACGCTGCTTTCGCATGAAGAGATCGAAGCCATTGAGGCTGAGCACAATGCGAACCCTGGACAGCGCAGCGGCCACAAACGCCTGGCGGCAGAAGTGACCCGGATGGTGCACGGCGAGGAAGAGCTGCAGAAGGTCATCCTGGCCTCTCAGGCACTTTTTGGTGGAGCCGATCTGGCCACCGCTGACGTGTACACGCTGATCGAGGCCACCGCCTCGGCACCGAGCACCACGGTGGATCTGGGCACCATCCCAGGAATCGCTGATCTGCTTGTGACTCTTGGCCTGGCCACCTCGAAGGGTGATGCCGGACGCCTGATGAAGGGTGGTGGCTTCTATATCAACAATGTACAGGTGCCTGCCGGTGAGGTGCCCGTGCTGGGTGCGGAGCACTTCCTCGGCGGCAAGCTCTGCATCCTACGCAAAGGCAAGAAGAGCTATGCGACGGTGAGAGCGGAGGTGTAA
- a CDS encoding sulfatase family protein, with product MRLLLAFALLLSAASSFAADTPNIVIILADDYGYGSAGCYGADGSLVQTPNIDRLAREGRRFTDANTTSSVCSPTRYSVMTGRYCWRTSLTHEVLGTFSPLHIETTRLNMASLLKKHGYQTAAIGKWHLGYGTDDGSLKWRTDYTAELSPGPLDIGFDYHFGVPSNHGDLTGVFVENRFVYGLRSGKIPAGMKLKGPDSDDPNFKATYGPEDTENGKVTILDLDAPRRVNQRVMPLLTTKAAEWITQQKKGTPFFLYYTPVAVHNPVTPDKDMAGKSKAGPYGDWIQELDRSVGGVLKALDEKGVAQDTLVILSSDNGGVFTPTRDSVQTQAYKAGLKVNASLRGGKHDVWEGGFKVPFITRWPAKIPAGTVCDDMISLADILATTAAIVGEPLPAAATAAEDSFNALPAFLGTKGAAPTRDHMFIHSADGVFAIRKGPWKWIEGVPVSEIKLGARKSRASQFKAQLYNMKEDPAETVDVSAQHPEVVKELSALVNRYRDGGYSREMPPIVEKKPPPALPALQGKEVLAQDFKALPAKPWTLTRGTWQVHDEAIWNPMPKTEEQGATLTGPLPITDGTLQYEMKLHSAGRVSLRIHTAGKHSFRIVVSSTQIEITKNPDPGQDKTQTEPLARQKLKLNAEEWQTVRVSFKGDEVTAQVAGVTAKGRHAVIAEAKEQQNLIVFDGEAGFKNLRVVQ from the coding sequence ATGCGTCTCCTCCTCGCTTTCGCTCTCCTGCTCTCCGCTGCCTCTTCGTTCGCTGCGGACACGCCCAATATCGTCATCATCCTGGCAGACGACTACGGCTACGGCAGCGCTGGCTGCTATGGGGCGGACGGCAGCCTGGTGCAGACGCCGAACATCGACCGCCTGGCGCGGGAGGGACGGCGGTTTACAGATGCCAACACCACTTCCTCTGTATGCTCCCCCACGCGCTATTCGGTGATGACGGGCCGCTACTGCTGGCGCACCTCGCTTACCCACGAGGTGCTGGGCACTTTCTCTCCGCTGCACATTGAGACGACGCGGCTGAACATGGCCTCGCTGCTGAAAAAGCATGGCTATCAGACCGCCGCCATCGGCAAATGGCACCTCGGCTACGGCACGGACGATGGCTCCTTAAAGTGGCGCACGGACTACACCGCCGAGCTCTCCCCAGGCCCGCTGGACATCGGTTTTGACTACCACTTCGGTGTGCCCAGCAACCATGGCGACCTCACGGGCGTGTTTGTGGAGAACCGTTTTGTCTATGGCCTGCGCAGCGGGAAGATCCCGGCAGGCATGAAGCTGAAAGGCCCGGATTCCGACGATCCGAACTTCAAGGCCACTTATGGACCCGAAGACACGGAAAACGGCAAGGTGACCATTTTGGATCTGGATGCGCCACGGCGCGTCAATCAGCGCGTGATGCCACTGCTGACCACCAAGGCGGCCGAATGGATCACGCAGCAGAAAAAGGGCACGCCTTTCTTCCTCTATTACACGCCCGTGGCCGTTCACAATCCGGTGACTCCGGACAAGGACATGGCCGGCAAGAGCAAGGCCGGGCCCTACGGCGACTGGATCCAGGAGCTGGACCGCAGTGTGGGCGGCGTGCTCAAGGCGCTGGATGAAAAAGGCGTGGCACAGGACACGCTGGTTATTCTCAGCAGCGACAATGGCGGTGTCTTCACGCCCACTCGCGACAGCGTGCAGACGCAGGCTTACAAGGCCGGGCTGAAGGTGAACGCCAGCCTGCGCGGCGGCAAACACGACGTGTGGGAGGGCGGGTTCAAGGTGCCCTTCATCACCCGCTGGCCTGCAAAGATCCCCGCCGGTACGGTCTGCGACGACATGATCAGCCTGGCCGACATCCTGGCCACCACGGCGGCGATTGTGGGCGAGCCGCTCCCAGCCGCCGCCACGGCTGCGGAGGACAGCTTCAATGCCCTTCCCGCCTTCCTCGGAACGAAGGGCGCTGCGCCCACGCGCGATCACATGTTCATCCACAGCGCGGACGGCGTCTTTGCCATCCGCAAAGGTCCATGGAAATGGATCGAAGGCGTGCCAGTCAGCGAGATCAAGCTCGGCGCCCGCAAGTCGCGCGCCAGCCAGTTCAAGGCTCAGCTTTACAATATGAAGGAAGACCCCGCTGAAACGGTGGATGTCAGCGCGCAGCATCCGGAGGTGGTCAAAGAACTCAGCGCGCTGGTGAACCGCTACCGCGACGGTGGCTACAGCCGTGAAATGCCGCCCATCGTGGAAAAGAAGCCTCCGCCAGCATTGCCTGCGCTGCAGGGCAAAGAAGTGCTGGCGCAGGATTTTAAGGCTCTGCCCGCCAAGCCTTGGACCCTGACGCGCGGCACCTGGCAGGTGCACGATGAGGCTATTTGGAACCCAATGCCGAAAACCGAGGAACAAGGTGCCACATTGACCGGACCGCTGCCCATCACCGATGGCACGCTGCAGTATGAGATGAAGCTGCACAGCGCAGGGCGTGTCTCGCTGCGCATTCACACGGCAGGAAAGCACTCCTTCCGCATTGTCGTCAGCAGCACGCAGATCGAGATCACCAAGAACCCCGACCCCGGTCAGGACAAGACCCAGACCGAACCTCTGGCACGGCAGAAGCTGAAACTGAACGCCGAGGAATGGCAGACCGTGCGTGTCAGCTTCAAGGGAGACGAAGTCACTGCACAGGTGGCAGGAGTGACCGCAAAGGGCAGGCATGCGGTGATCGCCGAGGCCAAGGAACAGCAGAATCTGATCGTCTTCGATGGCGAGGCCGGGTTCAAAAATCTGCGCGTGGTGCAGTAG
- a CDS encoding DUF3419 family protein, with translation MVFRHVHNSNLIYNTAWEDPRLDRELMQLNSDSRVVMITSAGCNALDYLLDNPAAIHAVDMNYRQNALLEFKQALIRRGDFEELFEMFGFGSHAEYSAVYHRVRGSLSDPARKFWDKRIGFFNPTSLKKSFYYHGTSGIAAYVMGNALFKLRPNVKNFATCLLDARSLEEQRHAYELFEREIWGPFSNWLLRQPTLMTLLGVPRPQIKLIQDSYPGGLTDYVKDKLRHVFTELPIADNYFWRVYMTGSYTLGCCPNYLKQENLATLQQRVDRLKSYTTTLSGFLREYPGKYTHFVLLDHQDWLAAHDTAALLDEWELILANSAPGAKVLMRSAGVNLDFVPESVRARLRFFPERTEALHQLDRVGTYGSLHFAEVL, from the coding sequence ATGGTTTTCCGCCATGTTCACAATTCCAACCTCATCTACAACACAGCGTGGGAGGATCCGCGCCTCGACCGCGAGCTCATGCAGCTGAACTCCGACAGCCGCGTGGTCATGATCACCAGCGCAGGCTGCAACGCGCTCGACTACCTGCTCGACAATCCCGCCGCCATCCACGCAGTGGACATGAACTACCGTCAGAACGCACTGCTGGAGTTCAAGCAGGCGCTCATCCGCCGTGGAGATTTCGAGGAGCTTTTCGAGATGTTCGGCTTTGGCTCCCACGCGGAATACAGCGCAGTGTACCACCGCGTGCGCGGCTCGCTGTCTGATCCTGCACGGAAGTTCTGGGACAAGCGCATCGGCTTCTTCAATCCCACCAGCCTCAAAAAGTCTTTCTACTACCACGGCACCTCGGGCATCGCCGCGTATGTGATGGGCAATGCGCTCTTCAAGCTGCGCCCTAACGTCAAGAACTTCGCCACCTGCCTGCTGGATGCGCGCTCGCTTGAGGAGCAGCGCCATGCCTATGAGCTCTTTGAACGCGAGATCTGGGGCCCCTTCAGCAACTGGCTGCTGCGCCAGCCCACGCTGATGACGCTGCTCGGCGTGCCGCGCCCGCAGATCAAGCTCATCCAGGACTCCTACCCCGGCGGCCTCACCGACTACGTGAAGGACAAGCTGCGCCATGTGTTCACCGAGCTGCCCATCGCGGACAACTATTTCTGGCGTGTGTACATGACCGGCTCCTACACGCTCGGCTGCTGCCCGAACTACCTGAAGCAGGAAAATCTGGCCACGCTGCAGCAGCGTGTGGACCGCCTGAAAAGCTACACCACCACGCTTTCCGGCTTCCTGCGGGAATATCCCGGCAAGTACACGCACTTTGTGCTGCTTGACCACCAGGACTGGCTGGCCGCGCACGACACTGCAGCGCTGTTGGACGAGTGGGAGCTCATCCTGGCCAACAGTGCCCCAGGGGCCAAGGTGCTGATGCGCTCCGCGGGAGTGAATCTCGACTTTGTGCCTGAGTCCGTGCGTGCACGTCTGCGCTTCTTCCCCGAACGCACCGAAGCCCTGCACCAGCTGGACCGCGTGGGCACCTATGGCAGCCTTCACTTTGCGGAGGTGCTGTGA
- a CDS encoding FAD-dependent oxidoreductase → MRRIIMLLFAGFLAPAFAEDIETELLIVGGNESGCAAAVQAARLGVRKIVLVNDIEWLGGQFSAEGVGCPDEWTAVNGRRVNFPRSGIYSEVIQRIRAHNSQVYGIPNPGNAYCGTETIEPSAAARIFEELLKPYVDSGVLRIERGWQLQKVILEGKKVAGCVFFRNSSSTLNIRAKLTLDSSDWGDVVKLSGAKYGAGADLKERFGEASAPEAYDEAGRQEMNPLSWCVVLRETGKDEVVAKPATYDARSFAQLDKTPPWVDSDMSTGPYSQSGWSVYTHRRLVDRWHNGLAAGTEATFLNWPVQDYPLCQLPQRVVDALEKTEAGASKKNIVDLTPAQRQIIFDDAKQHTLGMLHHLQTAVHERVGDFPQSFRHMKLTDEFGTADRLPPKPYVREGLRLEALYMLREQDIRAETREPKWAKVMVPDGVFGFQFNIDFHPTRRKFLGDDRNGAWQFVQTPSRGWHTDTDRAMFPLRGLVPVEMDGLLGCSKNIGVSSVVQSALRLHGQMMHVGQASATLAWLCLRDGVQPRAAAASQKSWREIQLRLVRGAGGPGMLIWPWQDLPLEAGYFEAANMLAVRGVWPVEAGSVLFDAEHVMTRRELARVLARMLRARPHAAEWKVADAARFADVGLDDGDRAAIESVCAWGLATTDKNFHPEERADWATLYRWCTALQLKVDAGLFGKDVAQRALTRADAVVQLWHALQKQGEWLCGDDAWLQKDHDHDEDGRMDLDDALPFDGNNNGVPDRLEFVK, encoded by the coding sequence ATGAGGCGAATCATCATGCTCTTGTTCGCAGGTTTTCTCGCGCCTGCGTTTGCCGAAGATATTGAAACTGAACTTCTTATCGTAGGAGGAAATGAGTCGGGGTGTGCAGCGGCGGTGCAGGCGGCGAGGCTGGGGGTGAGGAAGATTGTGCTGGTGAATGACATTGAGTGGCTGGGAGGGCAGTTCAGCGCGGAGGGGGTGGGGTGTCCGGATGAATGGACGGCGGTGAATGGGCGAAGGGTGAACTTTCCGCGCAGCGGGATTTACAGCGAGGTCATTCAACGCATCCGCGCGCACAATTCGCAGGTGTATGGCATCCCGAATCCTGGCAATGCGTACTGTGGCACGGAGACGATTGAGCCGTCAGCGGCAGCGCGGATTTTTGAGGAGCTGCTGAAGCCGTATGTGGATTCGGGAGTGCTAAGAATTGAGCGGGGGTGGCAACTACAGAAGGTGATTTTGGAGGGCAAAAAGGTCGCGGGTTGTGTCTTTTTCCGCAATTCCTCAAGCACGCTTAACATTCGGGCGAAGCTGACGCTGGATTCCTCGGACTGGGGTGATGTGGTGAAGCTGAGCGGTGCGAAGTATGGCGCGGGCGCGGACCTGAAGGAGCGGTTTGGCGAGGCCAGCGCGCCTGAGGCGTATGATGAAGCGGGCCGGCAGGAGATGAATCCGCTGTCGTGGTGTGTTGTGCTGCGGGAGACGGGCAAGGACGAGGTGGTGGCCAAACCGGCGACGTATGATGCGAGGTCGTTTGCTCAGCTGGACAAGACGCCGCCATGGGTGGACAGCGACATGAGCACGGGGCCGTACAGCCAGTCGGGCTGGAGTGTGTATACGCACCGGAGGCTTGTGGACCGCTGGCACAACGGGCTGGCAGCGGGAACCGAGGCGACGTTTCTGAACTGGCCGGTACAGGATTATCCGCTGTGCCAGCTGCCGCAGCGGGTGGTGGATGCGCTTGAGAAGACGGAGGCGGGTGCGTCGAAGAAGAACATCGTGGATCTGACACCGGCGCAGAGGCAGATCATTTTCGATGATGCGAAGCAGCACACGCTGGGGATGCTGCATCATCTGCAGACGGCGGTGCATGAGCGGGTGGGGGACTTTCCGCAGAGCTTTCGGCACATGAAGCTGACGGATGAGTTTGGCACGGCGGACCGGCTGCCACCGAAGCCGTATGTGCGCGAGGGGCTGCGGCTGGAAGCGCTGTACATGCTGCGGGAGCAGGACATCCGCGCGGAAACACGGGAGCCGAAATGGGCGAAGGTGATGGTGCCGGATGGTGTGTTCGGGTTTCAGTTCAACATCGATTTCCATCCGACACGGAGGAAGTTTTTGGGAGATGACCGCAATGGGGCGTGGCAGTTTGTGCAGACGCCATCGCGTGGATGGCACACGGACACGGACCGCGCGATGTTTCCGCTGCGTGGGCTGGTGCCGGTGGAGATGGACGGGCTGCTGGGGTGCTCAAAAAACATTGGTGTCAGCAGCGTGGTGCAAAGTGCGCTGCGGCTGCATGGGCAGATGATGCATGTGGGGCAGGCGAGCGCGACGCTGGCGTGGCTGTGCCTGCGGGATGGTGTGCAGCCGCGAGCGGCGGCGGCATCGCAGAAGAGCTGGCGGGAGATTCAGCTACGGCTGGTGCGTGGTGCTGGAGGGCCGGGAATGCTGATCTGGCCGTGGCAGGATCTGCCGCTGGAGGCGGGCTATTTTGAAGCGGCCAACATGCTGGCCGTACGCGGCGTGTGGCCTGTGGAGGCGGGCAGCGTGTTGTTTGATGCAGAGCATGTAATGACGCGCCGGGAGCTGGCGCGCGTGCTGGCCAGGATGCTGCGCGCCAGACCGCATGCGGCAGAATGGAAGGTGGCTGATGCGGCGCGTTTTGCGGATGTGGGTCTGGATGATGGGGATCGTGCGGCGATCGAGTCTGTGTGTGCGTGGGGACTGGCCACCACGGACAAGAACTTCCATCCTGAAGAGCGGGCGGACTGGGCAACGCTGTACCGCTGGTGCACGGCGCTTCAGCTCAAGGTGGATGCGGGGCTGTTTGGCAAGGATGTGGCGCAGCGGGCGCTGACACGTGCGGATGCGGTGGTGCAGCTATGGCATGCGCTGCAGAAGCAGGGCGAGTGGCTGTGCGGGGATGATGCGTGGCTGCAGAAGGATCATGACCATGATGAAGACGGGAGGATGGATCTGGATGATGCGCTGCCGTTTGATGGGAATAACAACGGGGTGCCGGACAGGCTGGAGTTTGTGAAGTGA
- a CDS encoding DUF3592 domain-containing protein — MTHLLLLGAVLALFAFIYFLRRFSTAWAMRRWQRTQGTVVTAEMRRSKQKTHDGCLLYDPVLRYSYSVDGRTFEGSRYTHHAAGKDAGRTTQFIARLAQGAELPVYYHPRNPAEAVVQPPAWQSPAMAALSCALLMVVLAATLWTT; from the coding sequence ATGACACACCTTCTGCTTCTGGGCGCGGTGCTCGCGCTGTTCGCATTCATCTACTTCCTTCGTCGTTTCAGCACCGCATGGGCCATGCGCCGCTGGCAGCGCACCCAGGGCACGGTGGTCACGGCGGAAATGCGGCGCAGCAAGCAGAAGACCCATGACGGCTGCCTGCTCTACGATCCGGTGCTGCGCTACTCTTACAGCGTGGATGGCCGCACCTTTGAGGGCAGCCGCTACACGCACCATGCAGCAGGCAAGGACGCAGGCCGTACCACGCAGTTCATCGCCCGGCTGGCGCAAGGAGCGGAGCTGCCGGTGTACTACCACCCGCGCAATCCCGCCGAGGCTGTGGTGCAGCCGCCAGCCTGGCAGAGTCCGGCCATGGCGGCGCTCTCCTGCGCGTTGCTGATGGTCGTTTTGGCAGCCACACTCTGGACCACGTGA